acttaattaatataatataaattgtaaGTGATATTTTCAACAGGAAAAGATCGCGAAACATGAATTGAAGAAGAACCACTGTATGATGTATCTGTACGCAAGCAGGTAGTCGTCCCCACGTGGGAGGGAACAGGACATTAGCGTCTGTCTAGGGAGAGATAAAAAGTGAGTGTGGAAAGCGCGCAGTTGTACGTACGAAGTAAGCCGTGCATGGCAGCGTCGCCTGATCTATTCCATCAGTTAGGTGGGTCGACGGGGCACGTGCAACTCCCATGCTGATGAGGGATGATCCTGCCCATGCGGCCCCATGGTCCATGTTCCCTGGTCCTTCAGACCACTTGATCTCCTGATGATCACAGACCCAAACCATTAAATTACCAAGCAATGATTCCAtcagttttgtgtttttttttttttttgtatagataTCAATGGAAGTATATGGGGGCCGGGCACCAAACTGTTTCGACATTGATACTCTGAATtaaatctatattaaaaaaatgtcacaTGGGATTATATTATTACGTACCTGATGTGTCTTCTATATGTTAACCGTACGTCCGTGTTGAAGCACtgttgaaataataataataataacttcaCATGTAATTATGTTCTTATTGGGGCGGCGTTGTTTTACAAGAATATTGCATGTGGCTTTGTTGGCTAGATTCAAAAGTgtcaatattatttatcatttgtaTCTTATGATCATTGCGAGTTTAAttcctataataataataaaaaaaaaaatcgaatcgGAAGAGTACTAAGAATAGAAAGATTTAATTATGTCattaacaaaacatgcatatatgcgagatgttttatttatgaaaagatcTAGATATTTTTATCCTCAaattatctcttatttttttttcgacACACCAAAATTTATTCCCAAgttttctataatattttcattttacacGTTTCGTTATAAAGATATTACGTACATTGAGTCAAAAGACTGTAACTTGATTGGTATAATTCTCACATTTAAAATAGAAGTCTGAAGTTCGAAATCCCtatttctcaaatatataaaaagatctAACCtcgaagttgaataaaaaactgaccatatatataacaagatCTTAAAgttcaactattaactaatagtgcaattttcttttaaaacgaAAGGTAGTTAGTTTCTCCTGAATTGAATTTCTTGATAACTCGAAGCGCAATGCGAAAACCATATAATGAtagtttttggaaaaaaaaaaaaaaaatccctattCATTTATTCACACGTTAATGTTAtagtttaaataattattaattattaataatataatatattcacgagttaattatatatataatatatatatatatatatatccacctAGTCCaacaaaaagtcacaaaaaaatCCCATGTAggcaacaaattaaaaaaaaaaaaatcgcagATCATGAAATAATTTTCCACTCCAATCCGCATAGAGCCTCAGCCACCGATGGTGGCTCCCAACATTGTCCACCGAGAAGgttaaatatcttttttattttatttattttatcttttttcaagtatttttttatattttcaaatatatttttaaaaaaattataacatctttaaaaaaaatacttatttaattataaagttaaaaaaaaaaaaacactatcgGGAATCCAATAATCATGCCCAACATCGATCGAAAATGCACCGATGGTTTACACCAGTCGACGGTCAGACATGTAGACGGTTGGTGCGCGAAGGGCCGAATGGCGCACGGTTCGCCCTTCGAATTGGGCAACAAACGGAACCGCGCGCGCAGGGTCTGTTTGCACAGACTCGATCGGGACCACAACGCACAAAATGGCACGACATGATGTCAGACAGAAcagaagtgaaaaataaataaaaaaggaaaaataggaTAGAAGACCCAAGGGAGACTGTACATGAAATTGGAATGACAGAGGAGGAGAAaagacagaaagagagagaaaggtagAAAGGAGCTAGCAAGGAAAGTgaaaggaagagaaattaaACCAAAGAGAGGAAAAAGGAGCTGCTGAGGTGTTCCGACACAGCCACCACCCATCAACGACCACCTGGACATCGTTTCTTAGGCTGCTCTTTCGCCGTCTTGCTCTCCCGGCCTCTTCCCTAGTGGTCCTTCCTAGCTCTAATCTAACCCACCTATCCCTTGGAAGTTGGATCAtacttcttctcctcctctggTGATTATTCTTTTTGGTGATTAGAATTGCTAGCTCTTGGGTGAGTCAGACTGTGGACTGGAAGATTCGAGTGTCTGCAAGATTCAGGTAgagttatgattttatttgggtgTGTACGTTTGTGTTGCCTCTctcatgtatatgtatataggATGCACGCTCTGATCAAAGCAGTGAACTTGGGTTTTCAGGCTCTATCATTGTACCGTTTCGATCCTATGGGTTGGTGATCAGAGATGAGACGACTCATGTGTCTATGGGTTGCCTGAgatctctccctttctccaaaGATTAAAGACCTCTCCTTTCTGGGCTTTATCCACGTGTATACTCCTCTCTCCAGATAGCAGAAAAAGCAGCTCTTTCCCCACCTTAAATTGTCGCTCTACCTTCTTTATTAGAGAGAGAGGACCGGGGTGGTAATATCTTGGAGGATTTTGTTGGGTCTAACATAAGGAGATCGATTGAgttcttgatttatttttatttttccatctgGTTTTTATTCTAGAGTTAAGGGCTTTGGTTTTGTGGAGGGTACTGGCCGGGTCGGTAGGTGGAAACGAGAAGAGAATTGCATGCACAAGGGTAACGATGGCCGTTAGTTTTTGCACTGTATAGATTCTCAAACCTGCCTAGCTAGGGACAGACACGTTGAGTTTCCAAAACTGAAACGGTCCAAATTGCGTCCTCCGCCAAAACCTGCATGCGCACCAATTAAAGCCAACCACCAAAAAATCCTTTCTTGATATATAGACGAAACCACAGCAAGAGAAATCGCAACCactaaaaaggaagaaagagagacaaTTTAGAGAGACAAAGATGCACCAAGAGAGAGATGGGGGAGCACCAGAAGAAATAAGGCAACAACAAGAAGACCGGAGACTGAAGCCTATTCAAGCTGAAaaccagcagcagcagcagcagcagcctcAAAAATGCCCTCGCTGTGAGTCTCTCAACACCAAGTTTTGCTATTACAACAACTATAGCCTGTCTCAGCCGCGTTACTTCTGTAAGGCTTGTAGAAGGTACTGGACTCAAGGAGGAACACTCAGAAACGTTCCCGTTGGCGGCGGTTGTAGAAAGGGAAAGCGTGCCAAAACTTCGTCATCTTCTGGCGCCGAGAATTCACGGTCTCAGCAGCCACaacaaatacaacaaaatttgACCAACCGACCAGCTATAATCCCCTCCAATCCAGTTAACACCACAAGTCCAATTCTAACGTCCACAGAACCTGCTGGTAATTTGGCTACTCCATCCATCCAGTCAATTGCGCCGTACTATGCGGGAGGTGGGTATTTGTCCTCTTTGGCAGCAATTCAATCATTGAGTCAATCACATTCTTTCAGCACTCAAGCTCTCGACGTTGGCGGTGATTTGGGGAGTTCTTCAAATTTGGATCTGCTACAAGGGTTTGCAGTCCCTTCTTTTGGATCCCAACAGCAGCAGCAAATTCAGCACAGGCAATTTTATCAAATGAGCAACAGAGATAGAAACGTGGAATCTGATCTCTATCCTACTGAAGAAACTTTGAGTCAATCAAGCAGGCCTCCCAGTTCTTCCCATGATTGGCATCAGAACTTTCTGTACAATACTAACCCCGTGGCCCCTGATACTACTTTGTGGAGTATTAGCACCATCGCCAGTACTACCGCTGCTGGTTACACTAACAGCAATAACAATGGTGGTTCTACTTCGAATCCAGGTCAGTGGCCTCATGATCTGCCAGGATATGGCCCTCCTCCCTGACCTTCTTCAGCCATTTTTATACGCTCCCTCGAGCTCCAAAGATCAAGCAGCTGCATAATTTGAGGAGTACttcttttacttttgtataccaccccccaaaaaaaagaagccCATTAAACCTCTATGTATACCCTTTTTGTCTACTTGGTTTACTTTGGATGGTTTAGGGTATGATTTGGCTCGTCATAGAACAAAGAGTGGTTAGAAATTTGTGATTTGGGTATTCATTGTAAATGAAAGATTAGTGGGGCAATCGAACAGAATTTCTGGGTTGAGCTGGGTTGTTTTGAagttcataatctgattaaagtTAATATATACCATGTTTGAGCTTTGGTTGCTTTAATCTTCTGCTTTATTGTGCATATAACGAGTAAAATGATTCTTAAAAGACGGGCTTTCCTTAATTTTTAGTTACATCTTCTaagaaaatttttctaaaaagatggagaatatatatatatatatatagatacatataaatatatagttgaaGAGATGTAGAATACGTAGATGGGGGCAGCTTGTATGTCTTTGTAGAAAAGTCGACAGACAAGATGGTTCATTTTTCGGTGCACGCATGTGGATAACTGAATCAAAACGctttaactttttcacttttcagtTCCAAATGCTCATCGGCATCACTCATACTGGCACAGATGCTGATGATCAATCGTACACTCCACATTTTTAGGGCATTTCGTTGATTTTCccttttatctatatatatatatatatatttagggtCTTAACCTACTTTTTCTACtgtatttaaaatcttttaataaatactCGAATATTTCGTAAAGTAACCGTACGTGcttctaaaaaaaagaaaaaaaaaaaaaagccaagtTAATAATTTAGGAACAAGATAGAAAAGTCAATGCGAGGAAATTATTTGggcttttatataaatttttagaagATCAATGACAGGATCCTCGATCGTGTAGTAGTGGATCCATTCGTATATATTCATAATGATTTGCCTAGCTAATAAGATGGCTTTACCGGTCAGCTCATTATATACATCCAGAGCCTCGATCATTCAACTTTCaactgttctctctctctctctctcacagagtCTGTCTGTGGTCTGGTCGCAGTTAAATTGCCATGATAAGATTAAAGATCATGCGGCTTCAATTAGTGCATGCTTTGTCGTACTTGACGTACCAAACGAAATGGCTGATAGTGGCGTGCATGCACATTTCTCTGGTCATCGCAAAAAGTACAAACACGTAAAACACCAGTTTGAAATGATCAGTACTGTTACTGAATTATTGATTGAATATACAAGCTGCAGGCACACGGCCGCACCACCCGAAGCAGCCCTCATGGAAACGAACCCTCTCCGCTTGCTGAACCCCTCATGAAAACACCAGTTAATTAGTTTTCTTTATCCCCCGAAAATCTAGAATTTTTATCAGCTTCACATGAGTCATAGCTTTAAAACTTATAATTAGAAACTTgaatattcaaatacatatttgTTTCACACCACTGCACTCGAATAAATTGCAATGAATAACTTGGCGTCACTGGGTGCCTAAGATAAACTCTAATGCTTAAGTTAAAGAAGTAATCTCAATGTAAAATATCTCAAGAAGTTCAGAAAAGTATTTGTTATCTTCATGAACCGTTTATAGAGGCGCAAGACGTGTTAAGAGAACCGATAATCATCAATCACATGCATTTATCTCTAATTATCCCTTTATGAAGGGGTGGGGAATAACAACTATGATTTATAGGAATTATCCATCCAATGATAAATACTTTCATCTATGGGCGTTATCTTCTTGCGAGTAGTATTGTTCTTTTACCGATACCATGCTCCCATGGGCCCTTAGACCGTAAGTCTTGTAGGTCAAAGCGGTAGGCTGGGTCTTGCCTTCCAGTTGTGGGCTTGGCAGCAAGAGGACCCAAATATTGATCCCTTCAATATTCATTGTGTTACATACGCAAAAAGATtgcataaaagtaaatctatcaAATGACGTAGTTTCATGTAatctattagatctactttacgataaaagtaactttacaatctaacgtactacATTAAACACGTTACTTTGTGACcgagtttatttttatgcaatccgtttatggctaaaatatttctttttgacCAACTTTTTATGTTTATGATAAGTTCACCAAGATATAGGAAGGTTGAATTTCAAATGCCAAGGCTATGATCTGatctattattttcaataaaaaatatttgttacaTGTAAAATTAAGCATGCATTTCAAGAACGAAtatgataaaaagaaatttgcaGTGTGATATAATTTTTACTGCCAGGTTTTAGTTAATAGTagttcaatttgaaaatataagtaGTTTATAGTActgtaaattgaaatttttgatAGTTTAGgatgaaaataaaagacaaaactATAATTCTCAGTActataataaagtatttttggtttagaaaaaaaaatcaccgaCAATACTACTTTCCATAAATGGTTTGTGCTccgtaggggtgggcagcggcgCCCCCCGCGcttacatgtttatatatatatatatataaacataaatatatatttatattttacaagttgtgtatatataaatatatattacaatttgttagacatATTCATAAAGTATGcactagtaaatttaaaaattacatagtttttaaattatagtcatatttacaaaatttaaatttataattttgatctaaaaatatatttttaatcacttgtggacaaaaaaatgaataattgttAAATTTAGTGGAATGtagtctattttttaaatagtcaTGAGGTAGGATAGATTGGGAATCTGTCAAGAGACGGGGGTGAAAACTCTATCCCCCATcacatgcgggtagcacccctagtgtACCAACTGAGCTATATCCCCCCGAGCCCAGTGGAGCATGCATGAAGGAGTCAGATGCTTCTTCTATTCTTTTACTTGGCGCAGCTGGGCTATCCTGGACTTGAACCAGAGACCTCGCCCGTGAAGTAAATCATCGCACCTACGGTCCAACCAATTGGGAGAGAATCAATAGATTCCTTTTCGGGAGCGATTCATCATTCCCGAACGCAGCATACAACTCTCCGGTGTACTGCGCACTACTCCGTTCTTTATAAGTTTCTTCTTGTTGGGGTTTATTGCCATAT
This genomic interval from Juglans regia cultivar Chandler chromosome 3, Walnut 2.0, whole genome shotgun sequence contains the following:
- the LOC108987829 gene encoding dof zinc finger protein DOF3.6-like isoform X2, with the translated sequence MPSLRYWTQGGTLRNVPVGGGCRKGKRAKTSSSSGAENSRSQQPQQIQQNLTNRPAIIPSNPVNTTSPILTSTEPAGNLATPSIQSIAPYYAGGGYLSSLAAIQSLSQSHSFSTQALDVGGDLGSSSNLDLLQGFAVPSFGSQQQQQIQHRQFYQMSNRDRNVESDLYPTEETLSQSSRPPSSSHDWHQNFLYNTNPVAPDTTLWSISTIASTTAAGYTNSNNNGGSTSNPGQWPHDLPGYGPPP
- the LOC108987829 gene encoding dof zinc finger protein DOF1.6-like isoform X1, with protein sequence MHQERDGGAPEEIRQQQEDRRLKPIQAENQQQQQQQPQKCPRCESLNTKFCYYNNYSLSQPRYFCKACRRYWTQGGTLRNVPVGGGCRKGKRAKTSSSSGAENSRSQQPQQIQQNLTNRPAIIPSNPVNTTSPILTSTEPAGNLATPSIQSIAPYYAGGGYLSSLAAIQSLSQSHSFSTQALDVGGDLGSSSNLDLLQGFAVPSFGSQQQQQIQHRQFYQMSNRDRNVESDLYPTEETLSQSSRPPSSSHDWHQNFLYNTNPVAPDTTLWSISTIASTTAAGYTNSNNNGGSTSNPGQWPHDLPGYGPPP